The genome window AGCTGGACGTCTAGGATGACACGCTGCGCCGTGAGCTTCGCCTGATAGTGGATGAGACGGCCTTTGCCACCCGACACAAttatgctgaaaaaattagattttctcATCTCAAGATTCTTAGGATCCCTAGGTTCCTTAGGAACTCACTGTCCATCCGGATAGCTGCAGACTTGAAGATTATCCGCTTCCAGTGGCACGTCCTCGTTCCAGATTGGTTTTAGCACTGGAATCAgagtttcacaaattttgctcattttcagattttaagcTCACCAGCCTGCCCGTCCTCTTCAATCTTCCATAGCCTGATCTGCCTGTCAGCCGAGACTGAAGCTAGGAGCCGCTTGGTCTGGTCCATTTGCACTATGGAGAGCGAGGTGACGTTGCCCTCGTGACCGCGGGCTTCTCTGGACTGGCGGGGGTTGCGGACGTCGTAGgactggaaaatttggattacAGAGGGGCTTATTAATCGGCCTGAAACATTCACAAGTTCTATTAAGACTGCGCTTTAGATCAAATGAAACTGAACCTTAGCATTCCAGGAACTCTGCGAATCTTAGGCTCAGACTTATGCCAGTCTGGCCCAAACATTATCCTAGCTTGCTCTTCAGGATCGTAATTATACCTACACTTTGACTTGATACCAATCATGCTCAGCTAGTCTAAGTATCCGGCTCACAAGCTGGTCAGCTTTATTTAGGCGCCTCATAATCAGTCCTCAGCCCAAAAAGGGGTACCAGGTATGGGCTCAGCTACAATTTAGAATACTGGGTCAAAAGATCAAAAGTTACGATGAAAGGTGCCGTACAGCGCCCGACATTTTCCTGGTCCCTGCTTCAAATGTCTTACCGTAATCTCACACCCGTCATTGTTGAACCCGTTTGAGCAGGAGAAGAATCGATTCGCACCGTCAAACTCGCAGAACATCTGAATGTGCCGTTTTCGCGGGAATTCGGTCACCACTGACGCGTTACGCGGATCCCACAACCTGACGCTCTTGTCCTCCGACGTCTGAGCCACCAAGTTTCCGTTGTAGGCCATATGGGTGACGAGGTTACGATTGATGGTCTGGGTGCGTACACATTTCGCGGATTCTAGATCCCAGATCTTCACAGAACAGTCACGGGATCCGCTCATAAAttggttttctgaaatttaaaattgaaaactcttgCAGAACCTATAGAAAGTATGCTCACCATTAATACTAACAACGCCGGTCACCCCGAACTTGTGTCCATCGAAAACCACGTTCGGAAGATCCCCAGGCTCGTGGTTGAACATCCAATGGGTCAGAGTCCCATTCCTGCCCGCAGCAATCAGTGAGTGCTTGGCGATAAAGTTACGGTAGCAGATCTTATTGATCTCGCACGAGTTGGACCACATATTATGGATCTCGCCACTGTCGGTGTTTGTCAGGACCGCCCGTCCATCCTTCCCGCCTGACAATATCATCCCGGCGCGGATTACGGTCAGGTTGTTCACGGTGTCGACGTGGCCAGCACGACCGACCATCGGCTTCGCGATCTTTCCGTGGGTGGAGCGGGATCGTtggagtctggaaattttggaaaacatgtttttatcgGTGGATTTGAATAATGTTATTCACCAAATTCTCATTGTTCtccttgtttttgaaaaaaaaacatgtttttattaaaattttagagttatttttcgcaaaaagttAGTACATATAAAGTTGAGCCTAGTgctcatttttatcaaaacactgaaattttcgctatgaatttcattattttctgtGCATTTCTGTGTGTTATCTGTGCTTCGGTGAGTTCAAGCATACAGTACCCATCATGGTAGTCGGAATCAACTACAGTAAtgctacagtaccactacagtaattctacgtcgctactacagtaacctaacAATGACCCTACAGTAGCTCTAtggtaccactacagtaaccctacatcaccactacagtaatcctacagtaccataACAGTAGACCTCCATTGCCAATACATTAATCCAGTATCACTACAGTAAGCCTAGAGTATCATTACAGTAACtatacagtactactacagtaaccctacatcagcactacagtaattctacaataccactacagtaaccctacatcaccactacagtaatcctacagtaccataACAGTAGACCTCCATTGCCAATACATCAATCCAGTATCACTACAGTAAGCCTAGAGTATCATTACAGTAACtatacagtactactacagtaaccctacatcaacactacagtaattctacaataccactacagtaaccctacatcACCACTACAGTACCATAACAGTAGACCTCCATTGCCAATACATTAATCCAGTATCACTACAGTAAGCCTAGAGTACCATTACAGTAACtatacagtactactacagtaaccctacatcagcactacagtaattctacaataccactacagtaacctaacAGTCATCCTACAGTAACTCTATAGAGCcactaccgtaatcctacatcaccactacagtaaccctacagtatcccgaTCTATTTTTCAGGCCCAAGCTCAGGGAATCGTTGTCCCGGAGCCAAATCCAGTGatagatctgaaaaatgcactTTGCAGTTTAATCAGAGAGCTCAAAAGCCTGCTGACCCCGGGTCAAATGTCGATTTATTCGGAGGtaatcttaattttcaaaatttgagaaaacatAAACTTTTTCCAGATTTGCCCAGTTATCTACTACTAGCAGTTGggaaacaaataatttttgtgtttttttgtatcaataaatatttttttgcacgaagtacaatgaaaaaaaagcgtCCCAGTCTGTGTGTCCTTCCCATTGTCATAAAAACCTCAGAGGGTGCAATaaagtggaattttttcgttttggtTTTCGATTTCAAAGACGCTCAAAATCAGGGcacacttttttcttgaagcttataactgaaatgtttcaggtcattttttcctcaaaaacagTGGGCTTGAGCTTGaccgtaagcctaagcctaagcctaaatctaagcctaaatctagggttgagccaaagcctaagcctcagcatAAGCTTAATCCAAATCCtcagcttaagcctaagccaaagccaaagcctaagtctaagcctaagcctaggcctaagcctcagcctaagcctatgtcTACGCCTAAGTctaaatctaagcctaagcctaattaTAAGCCgcgtcaaaaaattttagatttttttttggaaaatgtatcaaattgttcccatgaaaaaaaaaacacggctaagacaaattttcagaaactgatgaaaaaatggcctgaaacaatttcagatcgtctttttttctagttcaaacttttttctattgaaatagGCTTCATGAAACTTGCGCAGGCCTACCAGACTCCAAAAACCTTCCGTTTAATcttcaaaagttaaaatttccatCCTAACTGATCGCTTCCTCCCCCGGCGTCCTCCAAAGGAAAGGGCATCAatgtgtctgcgtctctactTGTCCGTCCACTCACTGACCACCAACCCCccacaaacaaaaaatgaaggaaaaaacACACTGACACGCACCAAATGGCAGATGATGATAGGCGCCAAGAGacggagagacgcagacacatCGAGAGAGGTCGCCCTGGCGAACACTGCGCGCGCCAAGTACCGTTTGAATATGGCGGGAgcctttttgaaaacgttttttttttgtgtttttgggtaaatctttttttgttcttttttcatcgatttttctactAATAACTTACTGATTAACGACCGTCTCGTTCGGGTCCAAAGTGCTGATCTGTGTGTAGGTGCCGGAGATCTTGTGCTGCACATAGTGCACAAGCTTCCCAAATTTCTCCATAGTTGGCTGGAAATTAGgtcaaatcgaaaattaaacaaCAAAACCGGGGGGAGctaaggaaaaaaagaaatactcAAAAGCTTCTTCTTCCCCATCTTAGCTGGAGCCCAGCGCGTCGTCAAGGAAACCGCGGCCGgtgagagagcgcagagacgcagagagatGAGCGAAGagtaagaagaagaagaagcgaacaaaaaatgaattgaaatgaGCATAAAAAACgcgaagaagaagagaagatGTGTGTGCCAGCGCACCATAAACACCACCACACCTTTTATTGTTTGAGCCTTCTCTTGTGCTCGGGGGTTTTTCTCTAattctatcaaatttttgttgctccCCCCTCTGCTACTTGACGAGCTCAACTCTCCAGGGGTCCccccaaatttttatttgaaaattaatagcCAAAATGAGTGACTGGCTCTTGTGGGAGACtcaaacttttcgaatttcaaacttttccttGAGAAAACCTGAACAGATAAGCCTGCTAATATTAGTTGTGTAGGCTAGATAACGAGTTATCAGCTACAAAAAAGAACTGAAGAGAGTGGGATTCGAACCCACGCCCCCGAAGGGACTGGTGCCTTAAACCAGCGCCTTGGACCGCTCGGCCATCTCTCCGCCGGCGGCACATCAGGAGCGGAGCGGTTAGCCGACAGGGGGAAAATGTAAAACATGGGAGATAACGTCCgagaaacatggtgcatcgaagtGTCATTTTAGTCTAAATCAGGGTCCAAACTTAGAATTTCACCTCAAAAACGGCTACGCTTATTTCTatattcaatttcttttttttaatcatcgATCTAAAATATCAGATCTATATTCCCGATTCCCATGCCACATTTCATTTACATATAGGTCTCCCATCTTTTGCAcaatatttttccacataTATTCAATATACTATTCTGCCAAATAAAGTATAAAAAGGCTTAGACGGCCCCAAACAAATCTACATTCTttcaaacacaaaattttcacaacgCTTCACTGCAAAATAGCTACAAAAAAGAACTGAAGAGAGTGGGATTCGAACCCACGCCCCCGAAGGGACTGGTGCCTTAAACCAGCGCCTTGGACCGCTCGGCCATCTCTCCACCGGTTTGTCTGCAACCCTAAGGGCGTACAGAATTTTATGACTCTTGTGCTCtttgtgcatttttcagaGCTACTTGTGACGTCAAACCGAggcgaaaaattattttaaacaaagcTAATCAGAATGAGACTTTCACCTGCTTCTCGCTTTTCCGTCaaaacttcttcttcttttttttcaaaacttcttaaCTCCGCaatctataattttgttttgtttagaAATAATTATATACCTAGAAGCTAGCTACTCTCCAATTTctcccggaaatttttattatttttgaagctcGCTCAGGCtttcaattctcaaatttACAGTCACCAAATGATACCAACGAATTGCTCAGCGCAAGCGAAAAAGGAGTGTCCGCCGGCTGTGCACGTGCCTATCGAGCCGACAGGCATGAATCAGCAAGGATCCATGCATTTCAGTCAGGGACTGCTTCCGTCGAGTTGTTGGCTGGTGGTTCCCTCATCTGCGCTGATACATCCACAGGTGCCGGTGCCGCAGATTCAGGTTATGAATTCGATGGATTATGTGGTGAGTCGGCCTTTGTCGCCGTTCTTTGCGCTGAGCATTTAGGCGTGAACTCCGGTGTTTACGGCTGCACATCATAGTTGTGCGCTAACCATAAGCAGTGCCAGTGCAcaaggtagttatttggaagcagccgacacgttCAGGGTTCCGCGCCACACGGTACACCCCCGCCCGCCGCCACACACGATCACCCTTCTCTGTTGCACACAGCTAAAGTGGCGCGAGGTCCCGCATAGCGTCGGCCGCAGTATACAGTGTGTGATAGTGCGCGCGAGCGAGCGTGCGGGAGTAGGGCGGGCGTGGTGTGCCCTTTTCGCGCCTCGCCTTCGTGGAAGGCCTACTTCAGAGCCATCAGTTagcttctcaaatttttcagaaaatcatcgaaatCGCCTGCGCCGACCTGGCGGTCACCACAAAACTGAAACGCCAAAAGTCAAAGCCCGCAGAGATGAACCCGACGAGAGAGTATATCAGTCATTTGAAAGGTTTGGGCTCACCACTTAGATCTTAACGATTCCTGAATTTCCAGATCAATTCGAACGGAGCCACTACAGTAGAGCTTTGGCGATGCTCAACAGCGTGTCGGGAGCCCAGTCCTCACAGTCGACGTCGCCGATTTCCATGTCTCCACGGGCTTCCAATGATCGTTGATCTTACATATTCTGtgttgactttttttaaatcgcgGTTCTTAAGTTATTGAAATGTTTCGGGGTGGTTTTAACATTATTAtatcaattgaaatttattatgtATGTTGAATGTTgacattttctgcaaattaaGTTCTTATGaagtgttgaaaaaaaacattgttacATTGCAAAGCATGTCTGAAATGATGACCAACCTGTAggatcttttcaaaaaatttgagttcttaaaaaaaaattttcttagaaaatctGAACTGCAATTGTGGTGGTAATCGTGTCCGGATAGACAATTCACATTGTTTTGTGGATGATAACCTACTTTTGACAGGCGTTCGGGAGAAGATGAAAGGGAAAGCGAGAAATGATAAGTGTTggttataaaattgttttgtcaACATATCATATTTAgaattgaagttgaaaacgagaatttccgcataaatgttcaaaaattcaaaatttctgaagctCTAACCTAATGCTTTGGAACTTCTAGCTCTGAAAAGCATCACCTAAAAATAGGGCAGCCCCCGCAGCCCCGTAGTAGCACAGTTTCAATGATGTCCCGtgccaattttcataaaactgaaTATAAATTGGATTGATGTTGCTAAAGGGCTGCGAAGGGCTGAACTGGGCTGAAGCTGTGCTGCGAAGGGCTGCGAGTATGAGCTTTTTCCTGAGGGGCTGGGGCTCAGCCTCCTTTCAGCACTGTAGCTCTCTGCTCTCGCAGAGAGTTATCTGGATATTTGAAATGTCAGCTGAAAACCCCAGAATCCTAAAAATAATCCTAAAAAGCGCTAAAACGCTTGCCGCGACCTCTGCCTGCCTCGCGCCGATAGCCTCAACTCCTCTATAGTGCGgcgaaaaaccagaaaaatgtCGGCCGCGTCGAAAAAGGTCCTTCAACCGCGCCTGCCTTACATGGAAGCCTTAGACGCGAAGGgtcaataaaaatgaattgatgtctataagtttttattatattaTAAAATAGCAAAACTGAATTAAATTCCCAAGATTATTCTCAGCATGGTGTTACAAGCTTCAGTGTCACTTCAACGCCGCGTTGCCTGAAAACAGTCAGCTTGTACATTTGAGACACATATTCATAAACTAGACTCACGCTGCACCATCCTGCCATACCCCATCCGCTTGGCAGCGCAATTCAGTATCGGTTTCGTTACCAGTACTACTGCCCGTCCTGGTAACAACGCCTGATTCACTTCTAATCTGAAGGCTTTTATAAGAAATTCgagcattttctcaaaacttacATAAAGCTCAGCCGTCTCGCAACccatattttcacaaaatatctGGAGAGTAGCACAACCATTTACCGTACTTCCAGTTGAGGCACAATGGACGTTAGCGAGCATCGGATCGGTAAGAATGTCTTGTGAGCAGGTCGTGCAATCCGGAGCCTTGGTTGTAGTTGGAGCTGTGGTGGTCGTGCAATCCGGAGCCTTGGTTGTAGTTGGAGCTGTGGTGGTGGTCACAGTTGTTGCTCCCGGAGTTGTAGTTAGCACTGGCTTCACGCGCACTGGTTTAGTCGTTGTTCCACAAGTTGTGCATTTCCTGAAAAGTATTTTGTATGGACCAAAATGtgctcgaattttttaaagaaaattctccaatgttttttgaaatttttttaatagcagttcaaaatttcgaaaataaaattgcaaaacttttgcTATTTTTCCATGTCACAGTGGTCCATTTAAAGCATATGACAACACCTAGGCCTAAGCTttagcctaagccaaagcctaaaccTGAGTCTAAACCtaagtttaaatttaagcCTTAGTCCAAGCCTGAGCCTAGGCCTAAGATtcaccatttaaaaaaaaaatttttaacaaacttttgagaagtttcataaAGAAATGCGTCCATTTGAGCACTTTTCGGTCTATaagttcaaagtttcaaaaagattttaaaagttcaacttACGTAGTTGGAAGCTTTACAATTTTGGTAGCTAATGGGTCTGGCAAAATCGGGATGCATGAATTCAATTGGTTTGGGCAAATGGCAAGTGCAATAAATAATGCCCAGTTAAACATAGCTGgtgaataatattttgaagattAAATAGTTAAGGCAATCACTTTCTCGTTGCTGATAACCTACATTTGTTCATATCATTCGAAATAAGTAAAAGTGAATGGAAAGAAGAAGGATTGATAAGAATTTTTCgagattgtttttttttgtggctatacacaaatatctgaaatttaagcttgaaaatcTCTGAAATACATCGAAAACCTAgctgaaaactctgaaaatctaGCTtcaataatctgaaatttccgttaaaacgtttgaaattttagcctgaaatatctgaaattcattaaaattttagctgaaaactcAGGAACTCCAGCTTggttttccacaaaaaatagttgaaacttTGGCCGAAAACAATGAGTTTCcagttcaaacttttgaagtattaactcaaatttttgagctcaAGTCTTGAagattttggaccaaaaaactcaaaaaaatgaattgaaaatgccCAGATTTGAGACAAAATATCacttttttgctggaaaactctgaaatttcctcaattttttgctGTAACACCTAGGATTTCAGtcagaaatatttgaatatacaattgaactttctagaatttcagttaaaattttaaaaccttcATTTTAAAGCTATCGGAATTTCAGTCTAGCATTTTGGAATTCAAGctcgaaaaattatgaaaaaaatttatttgagcaaaaaaattgaagaaaaaaaaacaaaaatgcgcaaaaattCTGGGAAGCAGCACAAGTAGTCTGCTCAACAAAACTGAGATGGAGcctgaaacaaaacaaaatctaAACTTTCCAAGCCTACTAGTCCCACCTGCTTCTTCACATAAATGCTCTCATCCGCGCCAAACTTGCACCCACGCACCAGATCCTCCATCCCTTCAAACTTGACATATCGACTGCTCAGCAGGCTGGTATCCACCTCCAATCGCCTAGCTTCGGCCTCCCTCGTCTCTGTCACCCAAACATCATTCTCCGAATAATACCTCGCGAACATCACAATACAATTCACTCTCTGCTCGGTTTTGCTCAGCTGCCCCTGTTGCGGGAAGTAGCGGTTTATCTCGATGAGCAGTCTGTCCAACATCCCGTTGGTCCAGAACTCGAATTCGCCGGGCATCGGAACATGGACCTCGACGGCGGCGTTGGTGCTTTTTTTGACGTAACGGAGTTGCCAGAGCACGTCGCAGACCCGGTTCTTGAAGCAGGCATGGTGTGCCGAGATATTCAGCTGGCGGTCGTCCTTCACGTTCCCATCGGTTTGCCCGCAGAACTTGCAAGTGTGGGTGTTAGGCTGAAAAATAGATGATGAGGACTTCGCTGCGAGACCAGGTTAACCCCATCACTCACCTTCTCCTCAATATACTTATCCCTGAACGCGTAGACCGCCTTCAGCGACGACATCCATCCCTTCCCAAAGCAGTTCATCATGCACTCGGTGAACTCTTTCCGTTCCTGAACTCGATGAAGCCTCGGCACAAGAGTGTCCAGCACACATGCCATTTTGAACAGATGGCACGAGCACACAGGGATCTCCGGCAGGGCGACAACGGCGTGTGCCTGCTCCACAGAAAGCATTTTCTGCAGGCAGGGGCCTGCGTAGATTGCGAAGGCCACCTTATGGAGGCGATCGCGTAGGAAGTGGATTTCGCCAAATGGTTTTGGGCTGAGACATTCGATGCAGTAGTGGATTCTGGAAAAAGTGCAggatttttgaactgaaatgtTTAAAGCTGACGGCCCAAACGGGCATCAGACCGCTGACAGCCCAAACGATGGAAGCATGGAGGCCTAGGCCCATTAACTGGGTCGTGGGCTTGGCTCTTAACAGTTGCATGCGACCCAACAACCAGTGGCGGGCGGACATTCCTGGACGGCCGGCAGTCGGGGACCTGCCGACACTTCCAGGCGATCAAGGCTTCCCAGCAGATGGATCCGGACCAACAGCTCCAGGCGGCCCGGCAGTCGGGGACGGACCGCCACTCCAAGGCGGTTCAGCAGCTGGCTATGGCCCAACAGTCCCAGGCGGCCCAGAAACGGCGGGCTGGGCCCCGTCTATGCCGTTCACACGTGGCGTCAGTGCGTCCCCTTCCCATTTGATCTCCGGGCACCGCACAAAGTTTTGACTGGTTGACCTATAACCAATCCGCAAAATACCCGAGATTCCCGAAGATTCCACAAAAAAGGCCTTCAAAACTCACGATACATCGCCGAGCGTAAATGGTTGGTAACTCCCACGCGTCAGCTTGCCAGTCTTGTTGAACTCCTGAAGCATGCTGAAGTTCTttaaaatcccaaattttccaactcaCCAGCTCCGAACTTTCAGAGTACAACGCCATGAATCTTCTCAGCGACCAATACAACGACCGCTTCTCGACAAAATCCACAAGAACCTTGTTGGCCAACACTTGCAAAATGCTC of Caenorhabditis elegans chromosome II contains these proteins:
- the T05A8.6 gene encoding DUF281 domain-containing protein (Confirmed by transcript evidence) → MFNWALFIALAICPNQLNSCIPILPDPLATKIVKLPTTPKSAQMDAFLYETSQKKCTTCGTTTKPVRVKPVLTTTPGATTVTTTTAPTTTKAPDCTTTTAPTTTKAPDCTTCSQDILTDPMLANVHCASTGSTVNGCATLQIFCENMGCETAELYIRSESGVVTRTGSSTGNETDTELRCQADGVWQDGAAQRGVEVTLKLVTPC
- the T05A8.7 gene encoding CxC5 domain-containing protein (Confirmed by transcript evidence); its protein translation is MPPNPRKRPACRFCFAQSTTIWMVKQKTERLILLVMGVILNMTVINQAVMLMDNENAFYCPVHFFYAAKVLDKIMKVRSDGTVSSVGLSILQVLANKVLVDFVEKRSLYWSLRRFMALYSESSELEFNKTGKLTRGSYQPFTLGDVSIHYCIECLSPKPFGEIHFLRDRLHKVAFAIYAGPCLQKMLSVEQAHAVVALPEIPVCSCHLFKMACVLDTLVPRLHRVQERKEFTECMMNCFGKGWMSSLKAVYAFRDKYIEEKPNTHTCKFCGQTDGNVKDDRQLNISAHHACFKNRVCDVLWQLRYVKKSTNAAVEVHVPMPGEFEFWTNGMLDRLLIEINRYFPQQGQLSKTEQRVNCIVMFARYYSENDVWVTETREAEARRLEVDTSLLSSRYVKFEGMEDLVRGCKFGADESIYVKKQAPSQFC
- the wdr-31 gene encoding WD_REPEATS_REGION domain-containing protein (Confirmed by transcript evidence), whose product is MEKFGKLVHYVQHKISGTYTQISTLDPNETVVNQLQRSRSTHGKIAKPMVGRAGHVDTVNNLTVIRAGMILSGGKDGRAVLTNTDSGEIHNMWSNSCEINKICYRNFIAKHSLIAAGRNGTLTHWMFNHEPGDLPNVVFDGHKFGVTGVVSINENQFMSGSRDCSVKIWDLESAKCVRTQTINRNLVTHMAYNGNLVAQTSEDKSVRLWDPRNASVVTEFPRKRHIQMFCEFDGANRFFSCSNGFNNDGCEITSYDVRNPRQSREARGHEGNVTSLSIVQMDQTKRLLASVSADRQIRLWKIEEDGQAVLKPIWNEDVPLEADNLQVCSYPDGHIIVSGGKGRLIHYQAKLTAQRVILDVQLIQQHSMAMSGSSHALH
- the T05A8.8 gene encoding Mediator complex subunit 15 (Confirmed by transcript evidence) gives rise to the protein MIPTNCSAQAKKECPPAVHVPIEPTGMNQQGSMHFSQGLLPSSCWLVVPSSALIHPQVPVPQIQVMNSMDYVKIIEIACADLAVTTKLKRQKSKPAEMNPTREYISHLKDQFERSHYSRALAMLNSVSGAQSSQSTSPISMSPRASNDR